One genomic segment of Mobula hypostoma chromosome 2, sMobHyp1.1, whole genome shotgun sequence includes these proteins:
- the pmvk gene encoding phosphomevalonate kinase isoform X2, translated as MICWGEEQRVRDPGYFCRLIVRDVKSPVWMISDTRRHSDLEWFRTQYGSAVQAVRVVASQETRQQRGWTFTAGVDDRESECGLDNGVHWDWVLNNDGTSQELETQLQPLLEFIRNRLAQAGH; from the exons ATGATCTGCTGGGGAGAGGAGCAGCGCGTTCGAGACCCGGGGTACTTCTGTCGCTTAATTGTAAGGGACGTGAAGTCGCCTGTCTGG ATGATCAGTGATACCCGCCGGCACTCGGACCTGGAGTGGTTCCGGACACAGTACGGCAGCGCTGTGCAGGCGGTGCGAGTGGTGGCCTCGCAAGAGACACGACAACAGAGGGGCTGGACGTTCACCGCGG GTGTGGATGACCGGGAATCGGAGTGTGGACTGGACAATGGGGTCCACTGGGACTGGGTCCTGAACAACGACGGGACGTCCCAGGAGCTGGAGACGCAGCTGCAGCCTCTGCTGGAGTTTATCCGAAACCGTCTGGCCCAGGCAGGGCACTGA